Part of the Meleagris gallopavo isolate NT-WF06-2002-E0010 breed Aviagen turkey brand Nicholas breeding stock chromosome 28, Turkey_5.1, whole genome shotgun sequence genome, CCGCTagccccaagctgctgcaggaaTCCCCCGTCCATGCCATGCAAACCACCCAGCTGCTCTGGAGGCCCCACAGTAATGGAAACAGTAGCTTATGATTTGCCTTTGTAAATTCGTTAGTGTGTTAATGGAAGTCCCAAGCTACCAGGAGGTGACTGCAAAACCTTCTGGCACCTTGCCCTATGTACCGTACATTGGAGTCGTGTAGAAAAGAGTTTCCAGTAGAAGAAATGGAAGACATGGGgaaaggttttctttgtttttgtacaaagagTCTCGCTTGGAATCCATGGCTTCATTCTCATAAATAAGAGGTCCTTAGTACATGTCCTTGTAGATCTCTTGTAGGAGCGGGTGCAGGGAGGTCTCTGTCTCTGTCTTCTTGATCTTCTGCACCAGCTGGGCGTGCTCTGTCACCAGCTGCCGCAGGTCAGccatcttctgcagcagcttggggaaGAGGTACTGGGCGTCCGGGTGGTTGGACTGCAGGTGGAACTCCAGCGCTCGGAGGATGTTGTCTTGGATCTCCTCCACCTGCTTCACGTTCATCAGGCCGGGACGGTCTGTAGGGAGGAAGCACGGTAGTTGGTGTTATGGTGTAGCCCATGCTGCTCGTGAAGGTATGGAGATAGGGAGTGGAACCCGCCCATAGTGACTCCAATCTGGTCAACCAGGAAAAGGGGGAAACTGCATGCCCTCAGACTGCATGTCCCACAGCAGCTGATGAGAAAGGGATGGTACTTTATCTAATCTTTGGGGTCAGATCTGTTCAGTTCTTCTCTCACCTTTCTAAGACTAGCAACCCATGGCATGGGGGTTAAACCAGATGAAACTTAAAGAGCTCTTCCAACataaaccattctgtgatactatgatAAGACACCCGTGGCTGATCTCTGCCAGCAAAGGCCCTGCTGAAGCACTGGTTAGCTGCAGCCTGGCCCCTCCAGTCCCCATACCCCTGTGGGATTCTGTATCTGCTCACCTCCGCACAGGATAATGGCAGCCACAAACAGAGACAGGTCGCTGTCATCCAGCTCCAGTGCATTGAACTTCACAGCAAACTCAAACTTGGGCTCCATGATCTCGTTGAAGGGCTTGCGCAAGCTACGCAGGAACTCGCGGGTCACAAAGCCATTCCCGTTGGCCACCAGCAGCCCATCCTTGTTCATGATAGAAGCCAGCATGGCAAAGATGGCCTCGTGCACCCCATATTTCAGCAGAGTCACTTGGTCATTCAAGTAGAGGCCTATGAAGCTGGGGATGCTCTTGGCGAACTCAGTAAGCTCCCGCACAGTTTCTACTGTGGTGCACTGGCAGCGGTAGAAGACGTGCACCCCAATCTCCTTGTAGGGGGGGATCCCATTCACCAGCTGTTTCCAGACCAGCCCCTTTTCTGCTTGCCACAGGGTGTCCATGTCATGGATCACAAAAGGctgcttgaaaaagaaaagagtggtCAGGAACTTGCTGCACTCATGCTCTGCCCAGGACACTCGTCTTTGCCTGTCCATTTGCTGCTCTCTCCTGCCAGTGCTAAGGGAGCACTGGCAAACAGCAcccacacacacatgcacaagtCTGAGGAGAGGTGGGAATTTTCTCAGCAAGTAGCAAGACATGTAAAGACCACGTAGCTGGGAACTGCTGCACGTGCAGTAGTTATAGCAGGAGGAAGATGAGCCCAGAGAACAGCCCCCCACAcaggctgcagccagccctgcctgccACTGGAGGGAACTTACTGGGGTGCTGCTGGCCTTCCCGGTCAAGATACCTCTCGCTTTCTTTTTGGTCATGTTGAAGTTTTTCAGGTAGGCGTTGTAGATGTGCTTGGAGAAAGCTTTCAGGTCGGCCACCTGTGGGTTCTGGCAGCTTATCTCGCTCGCCGTCAGCCCCGCTACcagcttcctcttctctgcCTCTGGCATGCGGCCAAAGCGGATCGCTGCGAGGAGCAACACCAGAGAATCAGACAACACAGCCTCACATCTCCATCATATGGGCTCTACCACAAGCCCCGCTTCCCACATAAACACTTTGGCTGGGCCAGAAACAAGATGGTTCCACCTGAAGCTCAAAAATCCCAGCAAGCTGTGTGTCTAGTTCCCACTGGGCCAACACAAAAGGGAGAGCCATGTGCCAGCAGCCAGCCTGCATGGCAGGATGAAAAAGCCCATTCTGGtaaggaagaaatggaagacaAGGCCCAACGCCCTGCTGGGTTTGAAAGAAGCTGATTCCTTGgcaaaaaaaagccacagtgTAATGCAAGCTATATATGGCCTCTCCAggtgaatcacagaaccatggaacggttgggttagaagagaccttACAGCCCCCCCAgatcagccctgctgcaggctgggaccccccaccagctcaggctgcccaaggcccctTCCTGGCCTCAGGCatctccagggttggggcacccacaactttgagcagcagtgccagagccttgctgccctctgagtaaaggatttcttcctaacatctaacctaaatctctcctcttttagtttaaaactgtttccccttgtcctattactaccTGCCTGTGAATCCTTGGGATGAAGAATTGCTCATGGGGCAGATGGACCCAGGGCACCTCACCAGCAGGCCCAGGAACAACAGTGACACTCACCATTATGTGACATGCCCAACGAGAGGCATTTCTGGAAGCGGCAGTACTGGCACTTATTCCGGTTCTTCTTCTGAATCTTGCAGCTTCTCTCACACTTTTCATATTCCAGCTTCATGCGGATCGTCCGGCGGAAGAAACCCTGCACAGAGTGGGATGAGGAGCAGGGGGACAAGGGAACAGCAGCGTTAGCACCCACACTTTAGGATCAGGCCAGTTTGTTATCCACAGCAGTTTCACAGAGGTTCATCCTCCACTGGGTGTTTTCAGCACAAACAGAGCCACAAGGAGTGGGAAAAGGGGTAGAGTGGGACTGGGTGTGTGATACTGCATGCAGCcagcagggagggatggaggaacAGGCTGTGGGCCTCAGCCTGCAGGAAAGTCTGGCAGGGCCTCACTGCTAATGCCGTCCCGCTGGCATCTGGTGCGGGGGAAGGAATTTTAGAGGTGCGGCCAAGCTGTGGCCAGCGATCCCAGTGGGATAAACACGCAGCTCATGGCTGatctgcagcacagacagcatctttaaaagcaaagccaagGTCCCCATTGGGGTAGAAGGATTTGCTTTACAAAATAAAGCGTAACAAGCTAAGAAGTGGGACATGTTTGTCTGACCCAGGCTGAACCCCACGCTCCCCAGGGAGGACGCACCTTGCAGCCCTCGCAGGCGTGCACACCGTAGTGGAAGCCCGAGGCTTTGTCTCCACAGACTCTGCACTCCACGTTCAGTGCCCCCGAGGCCgtctcctcacagcccatcTGCAGTTGGTCTgacagggagggagaggagctctgtgaaAGGTCTGCAAACACACAACAGAATCTGTCCTGAGCAGCACAGCGTTGCTCCCAACCCCACCAGAACCGGACTGATGAGGCATTTCCAGCCCTGcctccagagctgtgtttgggTGGTTAACCTCTGAGATTAGGCACTGGCCACAGGCTGATGCCATGTATGGAGCCACAGTGCTGCCAGAAGCTAAAAGGCTCCACATAGTGTTGAGTTCGGAAGGACTCTGGAGCTTAATTTTAGGCAGTGAAACCTCTCCACAAGCTTTGCAAAGTAGCTAGCATAACTCATAAGATCAGTTTGCACTGAGGATTTCAAGAAGCAGACAAAGAATGATTCTCAGCACCCTGGGAGCCCTCCCCTCTTCAGTGTACACACTCTGGGGCACAGCCTTCCCCCCTTCCTGGCTCTATTTCCATCTCCCAAGCCACTGCCATCAGGTGTGTGGTGactgcagaggaagaaatagATCCCTCCATGCTTTGGCCCTCAAGAATTATTGCATGAGCCCATTAGAAGCCCAGCTCCATTCATGTGCAGGCCCTTCTCTGTGACTGTGGGGGATGTGGCTCCACTCACCGGTGTAGCTGCTCGAGGGCAGTGAGCTTTCTGGTCCTACACTTGGGTCCGATGCTCCGCTGGGCACTGTCActgcctcttcctcttcctcctcctcttccctgaCCTCAGGTACTTCCTCCTGTAGTTGTTCCATAACTGATCACCCCTCAGTGCAAGGACTGCAATCCCTGTCATAGCTCTGGCATCATCTGCATCTATCCGAGATGGACCCTGCCAGTTGCACTAGCCTGCAGACAGAAGGAGAGGCATGTCAGTTCCATGGGCGCAGCCCCGCCATCCTGCTTTGCTTCGTGTCCTTATCCATGGAGACAAGCAGACCCTGGGTCTCCTTAAAGGCTGCTTTGCTGGAATCATGTTTAAAGCTCAGCAGACTGATCCCAGGACACCAACCAGCCCACATCCCACAACGCAGGGACCAGAGGCCGGACTCCCCACCCTGCAGATCCCACAGCAGAGGCGCTGCACTGGGCAACATCCCCTGCAGCCATCAGCACCCCGTGCTGTCACAGTGGCAGCCAAGGACGGGGGTTTGGCACAGCCAGGACTACCGG contains:
- the PPARD gene encoding peroxisome proliferator-activated receptor delta isoform X1, producing MEQLQEEVPEVREEEEEEEEAVTVPSGASDPSVGPESSLPSSSYTDLSQSSSPSLSDQLQMGCEETASGALNVECRVCGDKASGFHYGVHACEGCKGFFRRTIRMKLEYEKCERSCKIQKKNRNKCQYCRFQKCLSLGMSHNAIRFGRMPEAEKRKLVAGLTASEISCQNPQVADLKAFSKHIYNAYLKNFNMTKKKARGILTGKASSTPVSSLQWQAGLAAACVGGCSLGSSSSCYNYCTCSSSQLRGLYMSCYLLRKFPPLLRLVHVCVGAVCQCSLSTGRREQQMDRQRRVSWAEHECSKFLTTLFFFKQPFVIHDMDTLWQAEKGLVWKQLVNGIPPYKEIGVHVFYRCQCTTVETVRELTEFAKSIPSFIGLYLNDQVTLLKYGVHEAIFAMLASIMNKDGLLVANGNGFVTREFLRSLRKPFNEIMEPKFEFAVKFNALELDDSDLSLFVAAIILCGDRPGLMNVKQVEEIQDNILRALEFHLQSNHPDAQYLFPKLLQKMADLRQLVTEHAQLVQKIKKTETETSLHPLLQEIYKDMY
- the PPARD gene encoding peroxisome proliferator-activated receptor delta isoform X4, with product MEQLQEEVPEVREEEEEEEEAVTVPSGASDPSVGPESSLPSSSYTDQLQMGCEETASGALNVECRVCGDKASGFHYGVHACEGCKGFFRRTIRMKLEYEKCERSCKIQKKNRNKCQYCRFQKCLSLGMSHNAIRFGRMPEAEKRKLVAGLTASEISCQNPQVADLKAFSKHIYNAYLKNFNMTKKKARGILTGKASSTPQPFVIHDMDTLWQAEKGLVWKQLVNGIPPYKEIGVHVFYRCQCTTVETVRELTEFAKSIPSFIGLYLNDQVTLLKYGVHEAIFAMLASIMNKDGLLVANGNGFVTREFLRSLRKPFNEIMEPKFEFAVKFNALELDDSDLSLFVAAIILCGDRPGLMNVKQVEEIQDNILRALEFHLQSNHPDAQYLFPKLLQKMADLRQLVTEHAQLVQKIKKTETETSLHPLLQEIYKDMY
- the PPARD gene encoding peroxisome proliferator-activated receptor delta isoform X3 — translated: MEQLQEEVPEVREEEEEEEEAVTVPSGASDPSVGPESSLPSSSYTDLSQSSSPSLSDQLQMGCEETASGALNVECRVCGDKASGFHYGVHACEGCKGFFRRTIRMKLEYEKCERSCKIQKKNRNKCQYCRFQKCLSLGMSHNAIRFGRMPEAEKRKLVAGLTASEISCQNPQVADLKAFSKHIYNAYLKNFNMTKKKARGILTGKASSTPPFVIHDMDTLWQAEKGLVWKQLVNGIPPYKEIGVHVFYRCQCTTVETVRELTEFAKSIPSFIGLYLNDQVTLLKYGVHEAIFAMLASIMNKDGLLVANGNGFVTREFLRSLRKPFNEIMEPKFEFAVKFNALELDDSDLSLFVAAIILCGDRPGLMNVKQVEEIQDNILRALEFHLQSNHPDAQYLFPKLLQKMADLRQLVTEHAQLVQKIKKTETETSLHPLLQEIYKDMY
- the PPARD gene encoding peroxisome proliferator-activated receptor delta isoform X2, which translates into the protein MEQLQEEVPEVREEEEEEEEAVTVPSGASDPSVGPESSLPSSSYTDLSQSSSPSLSDQLQMGCEETASGALNVECRVCGDKASGFHYGVHACEGCKGFFRRTIRMKLEYEKCERSCKIQKKNRNKCQYCRFQKCLSLGMSHNAIRFGRMPEAEKRKLVAGLTASEISCQNPQVADLKAFSKHIYNAYLKNFNMTKKKARGILTGKASSTPQPFVIHDMDTLWQAEKGLVWKQLVNGIPPYKEIGVHVFYRCQCTTVETVRELTEFAKSIPSFIGLYLNDQVTLLKYGVHEAIFAMLASIMNKDGLLVANGNGFVTREFLRSLRKPFNEIMEPKFEFAVKFNALELDDSDLSLFVAAIILCGDRPGLMNVKQVEEIQDNILRALEFHLQSNHPDAQYLFPKLLQKMADLRQLVTEHAQLVQKIKKTETETSLHPLLQEIYKDMY